ATCTTCACCCTTGCTCAAATTCGATTAACCAGAATATGAAGTTTTGTAACAATATTAATCATAGAAAAAGTGGGCAATGCCCACTAAAAAATTAGTATGAAGAAATGACCTGCTTATTTCCTAATACCTTTGGCCATATTACGGAACATATCCATATTTGTATCAGTAGAACGACGTTTTTGGGGTTCACTAGGTACAAAAGAGGATTCAGTGTTAGAACTTTCGCTAGAAGAGTTACTCACAGAGTTAGAACTACTTTGAACATTACTAAAAGGACTGGAAGTTTGAAAAGCAGTTTTCTTCACCATTTTTTCAGAAGATACTTCTTGAATCAATTCCCCACCTTCTTTATTGGCTAAAGTTTTAGGGAATGTTCTGCGTACGGTTTTACTTTTACGCATAAATTCGATGTCACCGTAGGTTTTAGCATCATCGGGATCTAAAAAATAAGATCCTTGATTATTGTTGTCTCTTTTCAACCAACCAAATAAACCAGCCATTAAATTATTTCTCCTTAATATTCTATTAAAAATTGTTACGATTATACTATGAATTATAACATATTATTAATCTTCTCAAAAGAAATTGTAATCCTTGAACCCATATCCCCTATAGGATTCTAGTGTTCGTCGGAGAAATGGACTATAATGATTATGAGAAAAATACCGAAAAAATAGCAACTTTATCAAACAAAATGGGCGTAACACATAATGGGATAGAACATCATCATCACGGTTCAAAATCCAGTCATGGTCACATTCACAGCGAAGAATCCCAGCGTAAAATCATCAATCGCCTATCTCGTATCGAAGGTCATGTCAGGGGCATCAAAACCATGGTCAATGAACATCGAGACTGCCCAGAAGTATTAATTCAAATTGCCGCCATTCGGGGGGCTTTAGATAGGGTAGCCAGAATGATTTTGGATGAACATCTCAGCGAATGTATTACTCGGGCGGCAGAAGATGGTAGTATTGATTTAGAGATAGAAGCGCTTAAGGCAGCCCTAGATAGATTTCTACCTTCGTGAAATTAATTATCAGTCATTGATGATGGTTAATTTGATTTTTGGTGTTATACTGACCATAGGGAATCAAGATTTAGTGATAAGATTTTTGCTCAGTATTTACGACCATCTAGTTTAGTATTTATTGATAGACTTCATAAACAACATCTTTGCTCTCTACAGTTTATACAATTTAAGGAGTTCGTCAATCAATGTCGATATATGTAGGAAATCTTTCCTATAGTGTGAGCAAAAATGATCTTAATGAGGTCTTTGCAGAATATGGTACTGTAAAACGAGTTCATATTCCCACCGATAGAGAAAGTGGTCGTATGCGTGGTTTTGCATTCGTGGAAATGGAAACCGAAGCCGAAGAGGATGCAGCTATTGAAGCCCTTGATGGCGCTGAGTGGATGAGTCGTGAGCTAAAGGTTAATAAGGCTAGACCTCGTGAAAAGAGAGATTCTTTTGGTGGTGCAGGTGGTCGTGCAAAGGGCGATCGCTTTTAGGTTTTATTTAGTTCTAACACTAAAATTAGATTTGTGATTTTCTGGTAAAAATGTAGGAAAATCAAAAAAAAGAAAACTATTATATATGAGGAAATAATGGCTAAGAGTAATCCTAAAAAGGAAAAAGCAGAACGTAATAAGGCTTACGCTCGTCAATTTAGAAAGAAAACTACTCGTTTTAATTCTAAGTTTAAAAGAAGGGATTATAACAGTTCTAGTAGTTCTAATGAGCAGTCTAACAACACTGAAAATAAAGAGCAGAATTAATTTATCTGAGTTAATTTTTTCTGGCTAAGAAACCACCACTATCTTACTATTAAATTAGGGGTGGTTTTTTTTTGTTTATGGTTGTTTAAACTCAGTCACAAGGGTGACACTTTGCCATGCCCCTGTTTCATCATAATTACGGATAATTCTTAACCTTTGGTTAGGTTCGATTAACCAACCACATTCCAAGAAAAAGGGTTGACGATGAATTATTTTCAAAGGCACAGTAAGGGATGCACCATCGGGCAGTAAAACTGTTCTGATATTACTATCTGGAAAAGTGAGGGCATTATTTTCGATGATGGCACTGGAATTAAATTCTAGTTGAGGAGTTTTTAGGGTTTGCTTGAGGCGATCGCCCATTTGTTCTAAGATTAGTTGGGTGGGATATTTTTCAGGTTCTCGCCAATCAGGATATAGGGTAACTGCTTCCCCCTGCCATTTTCCGATGAGTTGATCTAATGATAATTTTTCTCTCTCTTTTTTTGGGGTGCCTTCTCGAAATTCCCTGATCAGGGTAGCTTGTTCAAAATTACTGTCTTTATCAAACAATTGTACCATCCTTAAGCGGCGTGATGCGCAGCAGATCCCTTCGGAATCGCCCTTCACAAAACCAAACTCCGCCCCAAAAGTAGAAAAAGGACTAAATTGTAAAGTACCCTTAGAAAAATGTCCTTCTTCAAACAAAAAAATACTGCGATTAAGATAGGTAAATTCGTTGACATGGGGAGGAGTATCCTGCCCCAACCTGGTTACCGTCAAACGGATGGTTTTATCCTCATGCAAACCCTCCAACTGTATTCGTGTTGGGGTATCCTTGATTAACTCTCCTCGAGGAGAAAATTGAGTAAAAGAACCTAACCAAACCCCTCTATTTTTTAATAAACGTTCCCACTGAGAAGACGACATGATGATTTACTGATAATAACGGTGACCATTTTAACTTATTTGTCTTATTTGTATACTTTTATCTTGTTTTGTTAACTTTTTATAAAAAATATTTACTTTTTTGCCCAAATACTGTAGGGAGACAAAAGCCTTGTGAATGAAAGGTTTTGGGCTTTGAGTAATAGCTCAAAATAGCCGAAATGCCATGAGTACAATTACTTATTGTTCATTCTGAGCAGTTATTTTCAAAATCCTATTGTTATGATGGATATAGTTAGTAATTCTGATAAATATTCCATTTTATGGACAGAATTATCTAAAAATGATTGAAAAAGAAAGGAGTGTATGAAAGCCATGAATAACAAAACAGAACTATCTTTAGAACAACAGTTTAATCTACGTTCATTTGAAACTCAAGTGGATCAAATGAGTAGAGATCAGGCAAAGGATTTCCTAATTAAACTTTATGAACAAATGCTAGTTAGGGAAAATATGTATAAGCATGTACTCAAGCACCAATGGGGCTTGGAGTGATGTTAGCTAATTAATTTTTATTTCATACACCTCCTTCTCTTGCTCGGTTCACAAATGAAAAAAGCTGGGGATGTCGGGGTTTTTTTATGTTCTTAAATGATTACAAAAAAGAATCTAAAGTTTTAGTGAAATACGTACGTATAAATACTATTATTTACTGAAATTAATTATAAAATTTTGACCGTCTAATTGCCCATTGGCCATTAAATTATTAATAGAATTATTCGCTCCATATTCTAATTTTAATAATCCATTGGCATCCGCCATACCCGAGGAATTCAGTTGAATATTTATGTTGTAGGCATCTTGATGGTTAACACTGCCACGAAAGTTAACAATTCTCTCATCTTGTAAAGAAACTCCGATGGTTGCTTGGTTATTTTCATCAATTTGTACCATCATGGAGGTTATATTTTCATTCTCTCGTCCTTGGAGACTAAAAATTCCTCGCCCCTGTTGTTGGTAAAAGGGAATATAGTCTGACGAACTATTTTGTTCAGAATTGGTGTTTTCATCGGTGGCATAAAAACGGATGGCGAAGGGTTGAAAGTCTAACAAACCAGTGCCTTCTAAGGATTTTAATTGCCCGTTTTCATATTGCATTACTAATGTTCCTTCTGCGTCTGCCATTCCAGAGTTGGTAAGGGAGGTAATGATGGTATAGTCGTTTTCTAATTCTGCATTCCCTGCAAATTCAAGGGTACGATTATCCGCTAGGGTGATGGTAATTTCACTGCTATCAGCACTTGTCATGGTAAATGTCGCCGCAATGATTTCTATGGTGTCTCGGTTTTCTAGTTCAAAGTCTCCTTGTCCTGACGTTTCAAGACTGAGGTTAGAATAATCATTTATGGAGTTTTCTTGATGGCTGGTTTCCTCGCTGATTTCTGAGGCAGAGGTAATATTTTCCTCCACTAAATTAGTGGCTTGATTGATGTTGTTTTCTAAGTCACAGGCGGGAATGAATAAAAGTGTACTGAGGATCAATAAAAATGGATATTTCATGGTTTTATAGTTGAACTATGTTTATAATTTCTTGGGCGGCTTTTTCACTGGCAGAGATACCTGGATTACCGTTATTTAGGCTGTCAATCATTCTTTGATAATTGGTTTGGGTAAGTTCTTGGCGATCGCCATTAAGAATTAAATCAAGGGATTCGGAGACAATATTATCAACGGTTGCCTCTTCTTGTAATAATTCGGGAACAATATCCTCCATCAAAATTAAATTAGCCATGGACATATAGGGAATAGAGAAATTTAAAAATTTTCGTCCTACCCAAATGGTAAACGGATTTACTTTATAAATCACCACTTGAGGAATTTTTAACAAGGCTAGTTCTAAATTAACTGTCCCTGATTTACTAATAGCCAAGTCAAGGGCGGGAAACAAATCGATACTATTGCCCTCATAGAGGGTAATATCAAGACCAGATTTATGGATCATCGACTCAATTTGAGTACGGTATTTGGGTAAAGAAACAGGTAAAAAGAATTTGACATTGTCCAATTTTTGTGTGATTTTTTGAGCCGATTCCAACATCACAGGCAAAAGATACTTTAACTCTTGTTTCCTCGAAGCAGGAATAAGGGCGATCGCCCTTTGGTCAGATCCAAGCCCTAAGCGATTCCTAGCCTCATCTCGGCTAAGGGGGTTATCAAACTTCTCCAACAAAGGATGACCTACATAGGTACTAGAAACCCCCTTCTCTTGATAAAAACGAGCCTCTTGGGGAAAAATCGCCAATAGCCTATCAGTTACATTGACCAACTGATTAACATTTTGTTCCATGGGAGTCCATACCCAAAACTGTGGTGCAATGTACCAAATAATAGGAATATCAGGAAAATTTTGCTTCAGAAAAGAACCAATACTCAAATTAGGCCCCAAATAATCAATTAACACCACCACATCAGGCAAATTTTCTCGCAAATACTTTTTTGCCCGACGTTGTACCCTCCAAGTAGGAATAATAAAAGGTAAAGACTCCAACAAACCCACCGAACCGATGGCAGTGGTATCCGCAATCAAATTCACCCCTGCAGTGACCATTTTTTGTCCCCCCAAACCACTGATTTCCATCTCCATATCCAAAGACTTACCCAAACGCCACAAAGACTCCACCAAAATTGATCCCTGTAAATCCCCCGACACTTCCCCAGTACTAACAAATATACGCATAATCACAAAAATCCTAAAACACCATTGATTTTACTTACCCATTATCCATTATCAATTCTCAATTCTCAATTGTTTGTTTGTGATATAATTGGAGGTTGCAGTTTCAAAAATATTAGGAAAAATGAGTTTAACCCAAGACAAAAAACAAGAGATCATCAGTCAATATCAAGTACACGAAACAGACACAGGATCTTCTGATTTACAGGTAGCCCTTTTAACTGCCAGAATCACCCAACTAACCGAACACTTAAAAGTAAATAAAAAAGATCATTCTTCCCGTCGTGGTCTTTTAAAAATTATCGGTAAACGTAAACGTTTGTTAGGATATATCAAAAGAAAAAATCCCCAAGGATACCAAGAATTAATCAAAAAACTCGGTATTCGTGGTTAAAACATAGGAATCAAAGAGAAATATATTAATTATGCCATCTCCTTCAGAAAGAAAACCATTACCCTTTGAGCCAAAAAGCAAAAAAGAAAAAGTAGAAAAAAAACCTCCTACTAATAGCAAACCTGATAACAGTAGCAAACCTACCCAAGAAACTGTCAAAAGGAACAAAAAGCAAGAAGCATCTTTGAGGGAAATTCCTGAAGAAGTAAGTAAAAGAATGGTTCGGAGAATGGCTCTTTTTAGTGGTATTCCCACTGGATTGGGTATATCTTCCTTTTTTGTTTTCTATTTAATTGTTAGCCAAGAGTGGTTCAAGATACCTAATACTGCCGTTTTATTAGTAAGTTTGGGCTTATTTGGGTTAGGTGTGTTAGGTTTAAGTTATGGCATTTTCTCCACTTCATGGGATGAGGGGAGGGCTGGTAGTTGGTTGGGAACTGAAGAGTTTTCCACTAATGTAGGTAGAATGCTATCTGCTTGGCGCACTGCCAGAAAAGAAGCCAAGGAAGCCAAAAATAAATTAAAAAACTGAGCAATGATTTCATTGACAGTTGATAATGAAATAAATAGGTATATTAATTATGATCGTTGTAATGAAAGTGGGCACTCCTGAGCCTGAAATTACCCGCGTCAGCGAGGAATTAGGTTCGTGGGGTTTAACACCTGAAAAAATTGTCGGACAAACTAAGGTGATTATCGGTTTGGTAGGTGAAACCGCATCCCTAAATCGTGAACAGATTCAGGAAATTAGTCCTTGGATTGAAAGTGTATTAAGGGTTGAAAAACCTTTCAAACGTGCTAGTTTAGAATACCGTCATGGTCAAGCTAGTGAGGTGGTTGTTTCTACTCCTAATGGTGATGTGGCTATCGGTAGGGATAATCCTATCGCCATAGTAGCAGGGCCTTGCTCGGTAGAAAATGAAGAGATGATCGTGGAAACGGCGATGCGAGTCAAGGCGGCGGGAGCTAAGTTTTTACGGGGTGGTGCATACAAGCCTCGAACTTCTCCTTATGCGTTTCAAGGTCATGGTGAAAGTGCTTTAGAACTATTGGCAGCGGCAAGGAATGCTAGTGGTTTGGGTATTATCACTGAAGTTATGGATACTGCCGATATGGAAGTTATTGGTGAGTATGCAGATGTTTTACAGATTGGGGCGAGAAATATGCAGAATTTCTCTCTTCTCAAAAAAGTAGGTAATCAATCTAAGCCCGTACTCTTGAAAAGGGGTATGTCTGCCACCATTGATGAGTGGTTAATGGCGGCGGAGTACATTTTGGCGGCTGGTAATCCGAATGTGATTTTGTGTGAGCGTGGTATTCGTACTTTCGATCGCGCCTATGCCCGTAATGTATTAGATTTGTCTGTGTTACCTGTACTCAAAACTTTGACTCACTTACCTATTATGATTGATCCTAGTCATGGAACTGGTAAGTCTGAGTATGTTCCTGCTATGGCTAAGGCTGCGATCGCCGCAGGTACAGATTCTTTAATGATTGAAGTACATCCCAACCCCGCCAAGGCTTTATCCGATGGACCTCAATCTTTGACCCCTGATGCTTTCGATGCTTTGGTTAAAGAATTGAGTGTTTTTGGCAAAACCGTAGGACGTTGGGAAGAGCCAGTTCCTGCCCTCGCTTAGGTTCTATATTTCCTCGT
The sequence above is a segment of the Cyanobacterium stanieri PCC 7202 genome. Coding sequences within it:
- a CDS encoding SSU ribosomal protein S15P (PFAM: Ribosomal protein S15~TIGRFAM: ribosomal protein S15, bacterial/organelle~COGs: COG0184 Ribosomal protein S15P/S13E~InterPro IPR000589:IPR005290~KEGG: tel:tsr1207 30S ribosomal protein S15~PFAM: ribosomal protein S15~SPTR: 30S ribosomal protein S15;~TIGRFAM: ribosomal protein S15) yields the protein MSLTQDKKQEIISQYQVHETDTGSSDLQVALLTARITQLTEHLKVNKKDHSSRRGLLKIIGKRKRLLGYIKRKNPQGYQELIKKLGIRG
- a CDS encoding 3-deoxy-D-arabinoheptulosonate-7-phosphate synthase (PFAM: DAHP synthetase I family~TIGRFAM: phospho-2-dehydro-3-deoxyheptonate aldolase~COGs: COG2876 3-deoxy-D-arabino-heptulosonate 7-phosphate (DAHP) synthase~InterPro IPR006218:IPR006268~KEGG: cyt:cce_3366 3-deoxy-7-phosphoheptulonate synthase~PFAM: DAHP synthetase I/KDSA~PRIAM: 3-deoxy-7-phosphoheptulonate synthase~SPTR: 3-deoxy-7-phosphoheptulonate synthase;~TIGRFAM: phospho-2-dehydro-3-deoxyheptonate aldolase), which translates into the protein MIVVMKVGTPEPEITRVSEELGSWGLTPEKIVGQTKVIIGLVGETASLNREQIQEISPWIESVLRVEKPFKRASLEYRHGQASEVVVSTPNGDVAIGRDNPIAIVAGPCSVENEEMIVETAMRVKAAGAKFLRGGAYKPRTSPYAFQGHGESALELLAAARNASGLGIITEVMDTADMEVIGEYADVLQIGARNMQNFSLLKKVGNQSKPVLLKRGMSATIDEWLMAAEYILAAGNPNVILCERGIRTFDRAYARNVLDLSVLPVLKTLTHLPIMIDPSHGTGKSEYVPAMAKAAIAAGTDSLMIEVHPNPAKALSDGPQSLTPDAFDALVKELSVFGKTVGRWEEPVPALA
- a CDS encoding hypothetical protein (KEGG: tel:tlr2460 hypothetical protein~SPTR: Tlr2460 protein), with amino-acid sequence MKYPFLLILSTLLFIPACDLENNINQATNLVEENITSASEISEETSHQENSINDYSNLSLETSGQGDFELENRDTIEIIAATFTMTSADSSEITITLADNRTLEFAGNAELENDYTIITSLTNSGMADAEGTLVMQYENGQLKSLEGTGLLDFQPFAIRFYATDENTNSEQNSSSDYIPFYQQQGRGIFSLQGRENENITSMMVQIDENNQATIGVSLQDERIVNFRGSVNHQDAYNINIQLNSSGMADANGLLKLEYGANNSINNLMANGQLDGQNFIINFSK
- a CDS encoding hypothetical protein (KEGG: amr:AM1_0138 hypothetical protein~SPTR: Putative uncharacterized protein), with the protein product MAKSNPKKEKAERNKAYARQFRKKTTRFNSKFKRRDYNSSSSSNEQSNNTENKEQN
- a CDS encoding Phycobilisome degradation protein nblA (PFAM: Phycobilisome degradation protein nblA~InterPro IPR007574~KEGG: mar:MAE_02520 phycobilisome degradation protein~PFAM: Phycobilisome degradation protein nblA~SPTR: Phycobilisome degradation protein) is translated as MNNKTELSLEQQFNLRSFETQVDQMSRDQAKDFLIKLYEQMLVRENMYKHVLKHQWGLE
- a CDS encoding protein of unknown function DUF156 (PFAM: Uncharacterised BCR, COG1937~COGs: COG1937 conserved hypothetical protein~InterPro IPR003735~KEGG: cyh:Cyan8802_0446 protein of unknown function DUF156~PFAM: protein of unknown function DUF156~SPTR: Putative uncharacterized protein), coding for MDYNDYEKNTEKIATLSNKMGVTHNGIEHHHHGSKSSHGHIHSEESQRKIINRLSRIEGHVRGIKTMVNEHRDCPEVLIQIAAIRGALDRVARMILDEHLSECITRAAEDGSIDLEIEALKAALDRFLPS
- a CDS encoding hypothetical protein (PFAM: Domain of unknown function (DUF3598)~KEGG: ana:all1756 hypothetical protein~SPTR: Putative uncharacterized protein); this translates as MSSSQWERLLKNRGVWLGSFTQFSPRGELIKDTPTRIQLEGLHEDKTIRLTVTRLGQDTPPHVNEFTYLNRSIFLFEEGHFSKGTLQFSPFSTFGAEFGFVKGDSEGICCASRRLRMVQLFDKDSNFEQATLIREFREGTPKKEREKLSLDQLIGKWQGEAVTLYPDWREPEKYPTQLILEQMGDRLKQTLKTPQLEFNSSAIIENNALTFPDSNIRTVLLPDGASLTVPLKIIHRQPFFLECGWLIEPNQRLRIIRNYDETGAWQSVTLVTEFKQP
- a CDS encoding RNP-1 like RNA-binding protein (PFAM: RNA recognition motif. (a.k.a. RRM, RBD, or RNP domain)~COGs: COG0724 RNA-binding protein (RRM domain)~InterPro IPR000504~KEGG: npu:Npun_F0962 RNP-1 like RNA-binding protein~PFAM: RNP-1 like RNA-binding protein~SMART: RNP-1 like RNA-binding protein~SPTR: RNA-binding region protein); its protein translation is MSIYVGNLSYSVSKNDLNEVFAEYGTVKRVHIPTDRESGRMRGFAFVEMETEAEEDAAIEALDGAEWMSRELKVNKARPREKRDSFGGAGGRAKGDRF
- a CDS encoding lipid-A-disaccharide synthase (PFAM: Lipid-A-disaccharide synthetase~TIGRFAM: lipid-A-disaccharide synthase~COGs: COG0763 Lipid A disaccharide synthetase~InterPro IPR003835~KEGG: cyh:Cyan8802_1682 lipid-A-disaccharide synthase~PFAM: glycosyl transferase family 19~PRIAM: Lipid-A-disaccharide synthase~SPTR: Lipid-A-disaccharide synthase;~TIGRFAM: lipid-A-disaccharide synthase), whose translation is MRIFVSTGEVSGDLQGSILVESLWRLGKSLDMEMEISGLGGQKMVTAGVNLIADTTAIGSVGLLESLPFIIPTWRVQRRAKKYLRENLPDVVVLIDYLGPNLSIGSFLKQNFPDIPIIWYIAPQFWVWTPMEQNVNQLVNVTDRLLAIFPQEARFYQEKGVSSTYVGHPLLEKFDNPLSRDEARNRLGLGSDQRAIALIPASRKQELKYLLPVMLESAQKITQKLDNVKFFLPVSLPKYRTQIESMIHKSGLDITLYEGNSIDLFPALDLAISKSGTVNLELALLKIPQVVIYKVNPFTIWVGRKFLNFSIPYMSMANLILMEDIVPELLQEEATVDNIVSESLDLILNGDRQELTQTNYQRMIDSLNNGNPGISASEKAAQEIINIVQL
- a CDS encoding hypothetical protein (PFAM: Protein of unknown function (DUF3464)~KEGG: cyh:Cyan8802_2334 hypothetical protein~SPTR: Putative uncharacterized protein), with translation MPSPSERKPLPFEPKSKKEKVEKKPPTNSKPDNSSKPTQETVKRNKKQEASLREIPEEVSKRMVRRMALFSGIPTGLGISSFFVFYLIVSQEWFKIPNTAVLLVSLGLFGLGVLGLSYGIFSTSWDEGRAGSWLGTEEFSTNVGRMLSAWRTARKEAKEAKNKLKN
- a CDS encoding hypothetical protein (KEGG: syp:SYNPCC7002_A0913 hypothetical protein~SPTR: Putative uncharacterized protein), encoding MAGLFGWLKRDNNNQGSYFLDPDDAKTYGDIEFMRKSKTVRRTFPKTLANKEGGELIQEVSSEKMVKKTAFQTSSPFSNVQSSSNSVSNSSSESSNTESSFVPSEPQKRRSTDTNMDMFRNMAKGIRK